A genomic segment from Gemmatimonadota bacterium encodes:
- a CDS encoding MBL fold metallo-hydrolase, translated as MIISGAPSLRALLLATLLTGATAHIIAQSPRKVTQLATGVYVIEHRDAQDGFAGGNTTVIIGERQVLVVDAPFLPSEAREDIAQIRQWTSHPVTFLVTTHFHNDHNFGNRAYMDAFPGLSIIAHPDTKEEMDRFGPGSLSREERGTAGYQRLHDSGKNGDGTPLSDADKAEVKRILARRNEVMLEMKKSPFQSATLTVADNITIDLGGRNVEVRFLGRGNTPGDLVVQLPAERIVAVGDLVVLPLPYFYDGYPREWAATLSRVIALQPAMVVPGHGPVLHDTAHLALIRDLITSAVTQMNEALRNSGPAMFRTVDAVKGSIDLTAFRERFAGGNKEIEAAFDETAAELVRLVFREASLR; from the coding sequence GTGATCATCTCCGGCGCGCCATCGCTTCGCGCGCTCCTGCTCGCCACGCTCCTCACCGGCGCAACGGCGCACATCATCGCCCAGTCGCCACGCAAGGTGACTCAACTCGCGACCGGAGTCTATGTCATCGAGCATCGCGACGCGCAGGATGGCTTCGCCGGCGGCAACACCACCGTCATCATCGGCGAGCGACAGGTCCTCGTGGTCGACGCGCCCTTTCTGCCGTCGGAAGCGCGGGAGGATATCGCCCAGATCCGGCAGTGGACCTCGCACCCCGTCACCTTCCTGGTCACCACGCACTTTCACAACGATCACAACTTCGGCAATCGCGCCTACATGGACGCCTTTCCGGGGCTGAGCATCATCGCCCACCCGGACACGAAAGAGGAGATGGATCGCTTCGGTCCCGGCTCACTCAGTCGGGAAGAGCGCGGCACCGCCGGGTATCAGCGCCTCCACGACAGCGGCAAGAATGGCGACGGAACCCCGCTCTCCGATGCCGACAAGGCCGAAGTAAAGCGCATCCTCGCTCGGCGCAATGAAGTGATGCTCGAGATGAAGAAGTCACCATTCCAGAGTGCCACCCTCACCGTAGCAGACAACATCACCATCGACCTGGGCGGCAGAAACGTCGAGGTCCGCTTCCTCGGCCGCGGCAACACCCCCGGCGACCTCGTCGTGCAGCTGCCGGCGGAGCGGATCGTTGCAGTGGGCGATCTCGTGGTCCTTCCCCTCCCCTACTTCTACGACGGCTACCCGCGCGAGTGGGCTGCCACGCTGAGCCGGGTGATCGCGCTCCAGCCGGCGATGGTCGTTCCCGGTCACGGCCCCGTCCTGCACGACACGGCGCACCTGGCACTGATTCGTGACCTGATCACGAGCGCCGTCACTCAGATGAACGAGGCACTTCGGAACTCCGGGCCGGCAATGTTCCGCACCGTCGATGCCGTGAAGGGCAGCATCGATCTCACCGCCTTCCGCGAACGCTTCGCCGGGGGCAACAAGGAGATTGAAGCCGCGTTCGACGAGACCGCAGCAGAACTGGTTCGCCTCGTCTTCCGCGAAGCAAGTCTCAGGTAA